One Littorina saxatilis isolate snail1 linkage group LG14, US_GU_Lsax_2.0, whole genome shotgun sequence genomic region harbors:
- the LOC138947082 gene encoding STE20-related kinase adapter protein alpha-like isoform X2, protein MSLLHCACSKSHFSESPPARKPFERNATSPLSDHKVTVTMSTVNESCGSEVVNVQFDNLGSAYTLHTVIGKGHKGASTIHLACHSGSSTQVAIKRVNLENWDQEYAYIQNEIVLTRQLQHEHILPHYCSFIHQHELWTVMPSMGFGSCRDLMQAFHTAGLPEIAIIYILRDVFKALVYLHSRGIIHRGVKASHVLISGSGLVCLTGLHNAFSTVTGGEKLHVVYDYPQHAVDCLQWFSPEILAQNLAGYDTKSDIYSMGIMACELANGQAPFADMPVTQMLLEKINGTKPMLADSSTCGEFIIDDNSMDEVDEEGRKRTPEEKANHIFFERTFSPQLHHLASLCLEKNSAQRPSACQMLEHQCFKSLRKKSTEVLPEAFHPVTPLTSLANVPKDSSVDEDLARHMSEVSMEVDWNF, encoded by the exons CACTGTGCCTGTTCCAAATCTCACTTCTCCGAATCTCCGCCCGCTCGCAAGCCTTTTGAGCGCAATGCCACGTCACCTCTG TCTGACCACAAGGTGACGGTGACCATGAGCACGGTCAACGAATCGTGCGGCTCGGAGGTGGTCAACGTGCAGTTTGACAACTTGGGGTCGGCTTACACTCTGCACACCGTCATAG GGAAGGGTCACAAGGGGGCGTCTACGATACACCTGGCCTGTCACTCGGGCTCATCAACACAGGTAGCGATCAAACGAGTCAACTTGGAAAACTGGGACCAAGAGTATGCTTACATTCAG AATGAGATAGTGCTGACGCGGCAGTTGCAACACGAACACATCTTACCTCACTACTGTAGCTTTATCCATCAACATGAGTTGTGGACCGTCATGCCGTCTATGGGTTTTG gGTCGTGCAGGGATCTTATGCAGGCCTTCCACACAGCGGGATTGCCGGAGATAGCGATTATCTACATTCTCAGGGACGTCTTCAAGGCTCTCGTTTATCTACACAGTAGAGGCATTATTCATAG gGGCGTCAAGGCAAGTCACGTTCTGATATCAGGCAGCGGTCTGGTGTGCTTAACGGGGCTGCACAACGCTTTCTCCACGGTGACAGGGGGAGAGAAGCTTCACGTGGTGTACGACTACCCTCAGCATGCTGTCGACTGCCTACAGTGGTTCAGTCCCGAAATACTTGCACAG AATTTGGCAGGCTACGACACCAAGTCCGACATATACAGCATGGGCATTATGGCCTGTGAGCTGGCCAATGGGCAGGCTCCGTTCGCAGACATGCCCGTcacacag ATGTTGTTGGAAAAAATCAACGGTACGAAACCCATGCTGGCCGACTCTTCAACGTGTGGAGAGTTCATCATTGATGACAACAGCATGGACGAGG TTGACGAGGAAGGCAGAAAGAGGACGCCAGAAGAGAAAGCCAACCACATATTTTTTGAGCGAACGTTCTCTCCACAGCTGCACCACCTTGCCTCGCTCTGCCTGGAGAAGAACTCGGCACAGAG ACCATCAGCGTGCCAGATGTTGGAGCACCAGTGTTTCAAGTCGCTGCGTAAGAAGTCGACGGAGGTTCTGCCCGAAGCCTTCCATCCTGTCACACCCCTCACCAGCCTCGCCAACGTCCCAAAAG ATAGCTCAGTGGATGAAGACCTGGCGCGACACATGAGTGAAGTCTCCATGGAGGTGGATTGGAACTTTTGA
- the LOC138947082 gene encoding STE20-related kinase adapter protein alpha-like isoform X1 produces the protein MSLLHCACSKSHFSESPPARKPFERNATSPLMGGLNSSDHKVTVTMSTVNESCGSEVVNVQFDNLGSAYTLHTVIGKGHKGASTIHLACHSGSSTQVAIKRVNLENWDQEYAYIQNEIVLTRQLQHEHILPHYCSFIHQHELWTVMPSMGFGSCRDLMQAFHTAGLPEIAIIYILRDVFKALVYLHSRGIIHRGVKASHVLISGSGLVCLTGLHNAFSTVTGGEKLHVVYDYPQHAVDCLQWFSPEILAQNLAGYDTKSDIYSMGIMACELANGQAPFADMPVTQMLLEKINGTKPMLADSSTCGEFIIDDNSMDEVDEEGRKRTPEEKANHIFFERTFSPQLHHLASLCLEKNSAQRPSACQMLEHQCFKSLRKKSTEVLPEAFHPVTPLTSLANVPKDSSVDEDLARHMSEVSMEVDWNF, from the exons CACTGTGCCTGTTCCAAATCTCACTTCTCCGAATCTCCGCCCGCTCGCAAGCCTTTTGAGCGCAATGCCACGTCACCTCTG ATGGGAGGGCTTAACTCT TCTGACCACAAGGTGACGGTGACCATGAGCACGGTCAACGAATCGTGCGGCTCGGAGGTGGTCAACGTGCAGTTTGACAACTTGGGGTCGGCTTACACTCTGCACACCGTCATAG GGAAGGGTCACAAGGGGGCGTCTACGATACACCTGGCCTGTCACTCGGGCTCATCAACACAGGTAGCGATCAAACGAGTCAACTTGGAAAACTGGGACCAAGAGTATGCTTACATTCAG AATGAGATAGTGCTGACGCGGCAGTTGCAACACGAACACATCTTACCTCACTACTGTAGCTTTATCCATCAACATGAGTTGTGGACCGTCATGCCGTCTATGGGTTTTG gGTCGTGCAGGGATCTTATGCAGGCCTTCCACACAGCGGGATTGCCGGAGATAGCGATTATCTACATTCTCAGGGACGTCTTCAAGGCTCTCGTTTATCTACACAGTAGAGGCATTATTCATAG gGGCGTCAAGGCAAGTCACGTTCTGATATCAGGCAGCGGTCTGGTGTGCTTAACGGGGCTGCACAACGCTTTCTCCACGGTGACAGGGGGAGAGAAGCTTCACGTGGTGTACGACTACCCTCAGCATGCTGTCGACTGCCTACAGTGGTTCAGTCCCGAAATACTTGCACAG AATTTGGCAGGCTACGACACCAAGTCCGACATATACAGCATGGGCATTATGGCCTGTGAGCTGGCCAATGGGCAGGCTCCGTTCGCAGACATGCCCGTcacacag ATGTTGTTGGAAAAAATCAACGGTACGAAACCCATGCTGGCCGACTCTTCAACGTGTGGAGAGTTCATCATTGATGACAACAGCATGGACGAGG TTGACGAGGAAGGCAGAAAGAGGACGCCAGAAGAGAAAGCCAACCACATATTTTTTGAGCGAACGTTCTCTCCACAGCTGCACCACCTTGCCTCGCTCTGCCTGGAGAAGAACTCGGCACAGAG ACCATCAGCGTGCCAGATGTTGGAGCACCAGTGTTTCAAGTCGCTGCGTAAGAAGTCGACGGAGGTTCTGCCCGAAGCCTTCCATCCTGTCACACCCCTCACCAGCCTCGCCAACGTCCCAAAAG ATAGCTCAGTGGATGAAGACCTGGCGCGACACATGAGTGAAGTCTCCATGGAGGTGGATTGGAACTTTTGA
- the LOC138947082 gene encoding STE20-related kinase adapter protein alpha-like isoform X3 encodes MSLLSDHKVTVTMSTVNESCGSEVVNVQFDNLGSAYTLHTVIGKGHKGASTIHLACHSGSSTQVAIKRVNLENWDQEYAYIQNEIVLTRQLQHEHILPHYCSFIHQHELWTVMPSMGFGSCRDLMQAFHTAGLPEIAIIYILRDVFKALVYLHSRGIIHRGVKASHVLISGSGLVCLTGLHNAFSTVTGGEKLHVVYDYPQHAVDCLQWFSPEILAQNLAGYDTKSDIYSMGIMACELANGQAPFADMPVTQMLLEKINGTKPMLADSSTCGEFIIDDNSMDEVDEEGRKRTPEEKANHIFFERTFSPQLHHLASLCLEKNSAQRPSACQMLEHQCFKSLRKKSTEVLPEAFHPVTPLTSLANVPKDSSVDEDLARHMSEVSMEVDWNF; translated from the exons TCTGACCACAAGGTGACGGTGACCATGAGCACGGTCAACGAATCGTGCGGCTCGGAGGTGGTCAACGTGCAGTTTGACAACTTGGGGTCGGCTTACACTCTGCACACCGTCATAG GGAAGGGTCACAAGGGGGCGTCTACGATACACCTGGCCTGTCACTCGGGCTCATCAACACAGGTAGCGATCAAACGAGTCAACTTGGAAAACTGGGACCAAGAGTATGCTTACATTCAG AATGAGATAGTGCTGACGCGGCAGTTGCAACACGAACACATCTTACCTCACTACTGTAGCTTTATCCATCAACATGAGTTGTGGACCGTCATGCCGTCTATGGGTTTTG gGTCGTGCAGGGATCTTATGCAGGCCTTCCACACAGCGGGATTGCCGGAGATAGCGATTATCTACATTCTCAGGGACGTCTTCAAGGCTCTCGTTTATCTACACAGTAGAGGCATTATTCATAG gGGCGTCAAGGCAAGTCACGTTCTGATATCAGGCAGCGGTCTGGTGTGCTTAACGGGGCTGCACAACGCTTTCTCCACGGTGACAGGGGGAGAGAAGCTTCACGTGGTGTACGACTACCCTCAGCATGCTGTCGACTGCCTACAGTGGTTCAGTCCCGAAATACTTGCACAG AATTTGGCAGGCTACGACACCAAGTCCGACATATACAGCATGGGCATTATGGCCTGTGAGCTGGCCAATGGGCAGGCTCCGTTCGCAGACATGCCCGTcacacag ATGTTGTTGGAAAAAATCAACGGTACGAAACCCATGCTGGCCGACTCTTCAACGTGTGGAGAGTTCATCATTGATGACAACAGCATGGACGAGG TTGACGAGGAAGGCAGAAAGAGGACGCCAGAAGAGAAAGCCAACCACATATTTTTTGAGCGAACGTTCTCTCCACAGCTGCACCACCTTGCCTCGCTCTGCCTGGAGAAGAACTCGGCACAGAG ACCATCAGCGTGCCAGATGTTGGAGCACCAGTGTTTCAAGTCGCTGCGTAAGAAGTCGACGGAGGTTCTGCCCGAAGCCTTCCATCCTGTCACACCCCTCACCAGCCTCGCCAACGTCCCAAAAG ATAGCTCAGTGGATGAAGACCTGGCGCGACACATGAGTGAAGTCTCCATGGAGGTGGATTGGAACTTTTGA